Proteins encoded in a region of the Zea mays cultivar B73 chromosome 2, Zm-B73-REFERENCE-NAM-5.0, whole genome shotgun sequence genome:
- the LOC100193451 gene encoding 3-oxoacyl-[acyl-carrier-protein] synthase II, chloroplastic precursor: protein MAAVAGPLCTWLVAACLSAACDAEEYKQKHCCPGGSGAGGGVMLGLRRRLGARRRGLARSGMAMAVALQAERSVIEKKKPDIKQRRVVVTGMGVVTPLGHDPDVFYNNLLDGVSGISEIERFDCSNFPTRIAGEIKSFSTDGWVVPKLAKRMDKFMLYLITAGKKALENGGLTEELRNELDKTRCGVLIGSAMGGMKVFNDAIEALRVSYKKMNPFCVPFATTNMGSAILAMDLGWMGPNYSISTACATSNFCILNAANHIRRGEADVMLCGGSDAPLIPIGLGGFVACRALSQRNSDPTKASRPWDMGRDGFVMGEGAGVLVLEELEHAKERGATIYAEFLGGSFTCDAYHMTEPHPEGRGITLCIEKALADAGVAREEINYVNAHATSTQAGDLKEYEAIVRCFRQNPQLRVNSTKSMTGHLIGAAGGIEAVASIQAIRTGWVHPNLNLENPEDTVDVGILVGSQKERCEVKVALSNSFGFGGHNSSILFAPFKELPSSSSSK from the exons ATGGCGGCCGTGGCAGGCCCACTCTGCACGTGGCTCGTCGCCGCGTGCTTGTCTGCGGCTTGCGACGCAGAAGAGTACAAGCAGAAGCATTGCTGCCCCGGCGGAAGCGGCGCTGGGGGCGGCGTCATGCTCGGCCTGCGCCGCCGCCTCGGCGCGCGGCGTCGCGGCTTGGCGCGCTCTG GAATGGCTATGGCTGTTGCCTTACAAGCTGAAAGAAGTGTCATTGAAAAGAAGAAACCCGATATCAAACAAAGGAGGGTGGTTGTCACTGGCATGGGTGTAGTGACACCATTGGGCCATGATCCCGACGTCTTTTACAACAATCTTCTTGATGGTGTTAGCGGAATAAGTGAGATAGAGAGGTTTGACTGTTCCAACTTCCCCACG AGAATTGCAGGAGAGATAAAATCCTTTTCCACTGATGGTTGGGTTGTACCTAAACTTGCAAAGCGGATGGACAAGTTTATGCTATATCTGATAACTGCTGGAAAGAAAGCATTAGAAAATGGTGGACTCACTGAAGAACTGAGGAACGAGTTGGACAAAACCAGGTGCGGGGTCCTCATTGGTTCTGCAATGGGCGGCATGAAG GTTTTTAATGATGCAATTGAAGCACTGAGGGTCTCTTACAAGAAAATGAACCCATTTTGTGTTCCTTTTGCAACTACCAATATGGGCTCTGCAATCCTTGCAATGGATCTG GGATGGATGGGACCAAATTATTCTATTTCCACAGCCTGTGCTACCAGTAACTTCTGTATCCTTAACGCAGCAAACCACATCAGAAGAGGCGAAGCT GACGTTATGCTCTGCGGTGGTTCTGATGCACCTCTTATCCCAATCG GATTGGGAGGTTTTGTGGCCTGCAGAGCACTTTCACAGAGGAACAGTGACCCAACGAAAGCTTCTCGACCTTGGGACATG GGCCGTGATGGTTTTGTTATGGGGGAAGGGGCTGGTGTCCTCGTATTGGAAGAACTTGAGCACGCCAAG GAAAGAGGTGCAACAATATATGCTGAATTTCTTGGTGGAAGCTTCACATGTGATGCTTACCACATGACTGAGCCACATCCTGAAG GAAGAGGGATTACTCTCTGCATAGAAAAGGCACTAGCTGATGCAGGGGTAGCAAGGGAAGAAATCAACTACGTGAATGCCCATGCAACTTCTACACAAGCAGGTGACCTGAAGGAGTATGAGGCTATTGTGCGCTGTTTTCGCCAGAACCCTCAA CTGAGGGTGAACTCGACCAAATCAATGACTGGGCATCTTATAGGAGCAGCTGGTGGAATAGAAGCAGTTGCTTCTATACAA GCTATAAGAACTGGTTGGGTCcatccaaatttgaatttagaAAATCCTGAGGACACTGTG GATGTGGGCATCTTGGTAGGATCACAGAAGGAGAGATGTGAGGTGAAGGTGGCGTTATCCAACTCATTCGGCTTCGGTGGGCACAACTCATCAATTCTCTTTGCCCCCTTTAAGGAACTGCCATCTTCCTCATCGTCCAAATAG